The following coding sequences lie in one Xiphophorus maculatus strain JP 163 A chromosome 4, X_maculatus-5.0-male, whole genome shotgun sequence genomic window:
- the LOC102238417 gene encoding mucin-5AC-like, giving the protein MNMKMRNLLPAVFFGLLALIHSSPIDSMTQIPARPEEDVLEEAMTDGFLVEHFAGPSFTTEPPKINTTVQASQASLEILPEGSGFYPTSTTDSHKTTTNNLQTFFVDPSEGSGFLGTPTSPTTETPEITRTISPSPQVTLETPVEGSSFTESPTTESSKLSTMIQQTSTDFLADVDGESSVFSLGPTTTSPSASTASTPTSTMESVESPSIEDSIRPIGSNFNRILRTNQDEVFTDGVSTEQVHRPHESTEDESMHKGHSTPGWIIILAFLVALAALIALCAAIATREKWNGPQQTSETTEKKTNASNQKREQEMQTFLHKEEPKENGMETEYTVIPLDDLADHYSQD; this is encoded by the exons ATGAACATGAAGATGAGGAATCTtcttccagctgttttttttggaCTTCTTGCCTTGATCCACTCCTCACCTATCGACT CTATGACCCAGATCCCTGCCAGGCCAGAGGAGGACGTTCTAGAAGAGGCCATGACTGATGGGTTCCTTGTTGAACACTTTGCTGGCCCCTCATTCACAACTGAGCCacccaaaataaatacaacagttCAGGCATCCCAGGCATCTTTGGAAATCTTACCTGAGGGCAGCGGTTTCTACCCTACTTCTACAACTGACTCACACAAAACGACCACAAACAACTTGCAGACATTCTTTGTTGACCCAAGCGAGGGCAGTGGTTTCCTCGGGACACCTACGTCACCAACAACTGAAACACCTGAAATCACTAGAACTATTTCTCCATCTCCACAAGTGACCTTAGAAACCCCAGTTGAGGGAAGTAGCTTCACTGAATCCCCTACAACAGAATCATCGAAGCTATCTACAATGATTCAACAGACGAGCACAGATTTCCTAGCAGATGTTGATGGGGAgagttcagttttcagtttaggTCCCACAACAACATCTCCGAGTGCTTCAACTGCATCAACCCCTACCTCCACAATGGAGTCTGTGGAATCACCATCCATTGAAGATTCTATAAGGCCAATAGGCAGTAACTTTAACAGAATATTGAGAACAAATCAAGATGAGGTCTTTACCGATGGAGTTTCAACAGAACAAGTTCATCGCCCCCATG AATCAACAGAAGATGAAAGCATGCACAAAGGACACAGCACACCTG GTTGGATCATCATCCTTGCATTTCTAGTTGCTCTGGCTGCACTTATAGCTCTTTGCGCTGCCATTGCTACCAGAGAGAA ATGGAATGGTCCACAGCAGACATCTGAGACAACTGAGAAGAAAACTAATGCTTCGAACCAGAAGAGGGAGCAGGAGATGCAGACTTTCCTGCACAAAGAAGAGCCCAAAGAGAATGGAATGGAAACTGAGTACACGGTTATTCCACTGGACGATCTTGCTGACCATTATTCACAAGACTGA